The Peribacillus sp. FSL E2-0218 genome contains a region encoding:
- a CDS encoding Na-translocating system protein MpsC family protein: MYLTDSNEIKKKLTIIYNEVCKGLFGAGTTLLKIEIDDQFITFRTKHRRTPQSLALECEVPALKREVDVQMSQIFKKRIKEYLEQEFDLEVEVILRDYDYVTQWSITEVILAENE; the protein is encoded by the coding sequence ATGTACCTTACTGATTCTAATGAAATCAAGAAGAAGCTGACCATTATATACAACGAGGTGTGTAAAGGTCTGTTTGGGGCAGGTACAACTTTGTTAAAAATAGAGATTGATGATCAATTCATTACATTCCGTACAAAACATAGACGGACACCACAATCACTTGCTTTAGAATGTGAGGTTCCAGCACTGAAACGAGAAGTAGACGTTCAGATGTCACAGATATTCAAGAAACGAATCAAGGAATATTTGGAGCAGGAATTTGATCTAGAGGTTGAAGTAATACTGCGCGATTACGATTATGTTACCCAATGGTCCATTACAGAGGTCATTCTAGCAGAGAATGAATGA
- a CDS encoding DUF3311 domain-containing protein, whose product MKPVYLLGFIPFIGILVGSVFASKVNVIVLGMPFLLFWHTLWLIISSTIMLIIYKLDPINKEENE is encoded by the coding sequence TTGAAACCAGTTTATCTTCTTGGGTTTATTCCATTTATCGGAATACTTGTAGGTAGCGTCTTTGCGAGTAAAGTGAATGTGATCGTATTAGGAATGCCATTCTTACTGTTTTGGCATACGCTTTGGCTAATTATCTCATCAACAATCATGCTGATTATCTACAAATTAGATCCTATCAACAAGGAGGAAAATGAATGA
- a CDS encoding ATP-dependent Clp protease ATP-binding subunit: protein MFCEKCHVNQANIQVHLNMNGQEHDVKLCSTCYKEERNKLGAAMGGIDTGKAQFNGFHHPFNPFNHNEAPQPEPVNQSEGGGLLEEYGSNLTDAAKAGLIDPVIGRNEEIKRVIEVLNRRNKNNPVLIGEPGVGKTAIAEGLALAIAEGSVPVKLRNKLVYMLDVASLVSNTGIRGQFEERMKQLISELQTRKNIILFIDEIHQIVGAGSAEGSMDAGNILKPALARGELQLVGATTLSEYRKIEKDGALERRFQPVQVDEPTTDEALVILKGLKESYEAYHGVTYSEESLKAAVELSNRYIQDRFLPDKAIDLMDEAGSKLNLTIEDGQEEDLKERLAQIYKEKERALKEEAYEKAATLRDEEEKLETLLQSGSNSVKPIVTIENIQSIIEQKTGIPVGKLQEDEQEKMVHLQAQLMNKVIGQEEAVRKVAKAVRRSRAGLKSKNRPTGSFLFVGPTGVGKTELAKTLADELFGDKEAMIRLDMSEFMEKHSISKLIGSPPGYVGHEEAGQLTEKVRRKPYSIILLDEIEKAHPDVMHMFLQILEDGRLTDSQGRTVTFKDTVIIMTSNAGVGEKQKVMGFGTSTAVEEASILQSLGNFFKPEFLNRFDSIIEFSALKKEDLLQIVDIMLKELGETLAAQEISLTVTDEAKQKLIELGYHPTFGARPLRRVLQEELEDGITDFIYEQPDVKKFTAIVENDRVNIIKTR, encoded by the coding sequence ATGTTTTGTGAAAAATGCCATGTAAACCAAGCTAATATTCAAGTCCATCTAAATATGAATGGTCAGGAGCATGATGTGAAACTGTGCTCCACTTGTTATAAAGAAGAACGAAATAAGCTGGGAGCAGCAATGGGGGGAATCGATACTGGTAAAGCCCAGTTCAATGGATTCCATCACCCATTCAATCCATTTAATCATAACGAAGCACCTCAACCAGAGCCTGTTAACCAAAGTGAAGGAGGAGGGTTGCTTGAGGAATATGGAAGCAACTTGACCGATGCCGCAAAAGCAGGGCTGATTGATCCGGTAATCGGCAGGAATGAAGAAATAAAACGAGTGATAGAAGTTCTGAATAGGCGAAATAAAAATAATCCAGTTCTAATAGGTGAACCGGGGGTAGGTAAAACAGCCATCGCGGAGGGTCTGGCCCTTGCCATTGCCGAAGGCTCTGTACCTGTTAAATTGCGCAATAAGCTGGTCTATATGCTTGATGTTGCTTCCCTTGTCAGCAATACCGGAATCCGGGGCCAATTCGAAGAACGGATGAAGCAGCTGATAAGTGAATTACAGACAAGAAAAAACATCATTTTATTCATTGATGAGATTCACCAAATTGTCGGGGCCGGTTCGGCTGAAGGATCAATGGATGCCGGGAATATTCTAAAACCTGCACTCGCCAGGGGTGAACTTCAACTTGTCGGCGCGACTACTTTGTCTGAATATCGAAAAATCGAAAAAGACGGTGCACTTGAACGACGTTTTCAACCGGTTCAGGTTGATGAGCCGACAACGGATGAAGCGCTAGTGATTTTAAAAGGATTAAAAGAAAGCTATGAAGCATATCATGGGGTTACCTATAGTGAAGAATCACTCAAAGCGGCAGTGGAGCTGTCGAATCGTTACATTCAAGATCGTTTTCTGCCAGATAAGGCAATTGACTTGATGGATGAAGCCGGCTCCAAGTTGAACCTGACGATTGAAGATGGACAGGAAGAGGATTTGAAAGAGCGTCTTGCCCAAATCTATAAAGAAAAAGAACGGGCCCTAAAAGAAGAAGCGTATGAAAAAGCGGCAACACTGCGAGATGAAGAAGAAAAGCTTGAAACGTTATTGCAGTCAGGAAGCAACTCTGTAAAACCAATCGTTACCATTGAAAACATCCAGAGCATCATCGAACAAAAAACCGGTATACCGGTAGGCAAGTTACAGGAAGACGAGCAAGAGAAAATGGTGCACCTTCAAGCTCAACTCATGAATAAAGTCATCGGACAGGAAGAAGCAGTCAGGAAGGTTGCAAAAGCCGTCCGCAGAAGCCGCGCGGGGCTGAAATCGAAAAATCGTCCTACAGGTTCATTCCTTTTCGTTGGACCAACGGGAGTCGGTAAAACGGAATTGGCAAAAACCCTTGCTGACGAATTGTTTGGAGACAAGGAAGCGATGATTCGCCTTGATATGAGCGAGTTCATGGAAAAACATAGTATTTCCAAGTTAATTGGCTCACCTCCTGGATATGTTGGTCATGAAGAAGCGGGACAATTAACTGAAAAGGTTCGCCGTAAACCATACAGCATCATCTTATTGGATGAGATTGAAAAGGCGCATCCAGATGTTATGCACATGTTCCTGCAAATTTTGGAAGACGGCCGGTTAACGGACAGCCAAGGTCGTACTGTTACTTTCAAAGACACGGTCATCATCATGACAAGCAACGCCGGTGTAGGCGAAAAACAAAAAGTCATGGGGTTCGGCACAAGTACTGCAGTGGAGGAGGCTTCCATCCTCCAGTCATTGGGCAATTTCTTCAAGCCGGAATTCTTGAATAGGTTCGATAGCATCATCGAATTTTCCGCATTGAAGAAGGAAGACCTTCTCCAAATCGTCGATATCATGCTGAAAGAACTTGGCGAGACATTAGCTGCACAAGAAATATCCTTAACCGTAACGGATGAAGCCAAACAAAAACTGATTGAATTGGGATATCATCCGACATTCGGTGCTAGACCGCTTCGCAGGGTCCTACAGGAAGAGCTTGAAGACGGAATCACTGATTTCATATACGAGCAGCCTGATGTTAAGAAGTTCACGGCAATCGTAGAAAACGACCGTGTGAACATAATTAAAACACGATAA
- a CDS encoding sodium:solute symporter: MNSALLIITLFLLLALLVAIRAKKGKKMSLEQWTVGGRGFGTLFVFLLMAGENYTTFTFLGASGYTYGKGAPAFYILGYGCLAFIMSYWMLPAVWKYAKKHELLSFSDFFASKYNSPALGIVVSFVAVLGLNSLLMIQLKGLGIIVSETSYGLISPNMAMWIGVLAMIVYVSISGIHGSASIAAIKDVIILGIALFLGIYLPIHFYGGFESMFQAIDAAKPGFLTLPAKEQSISWYLSTILVVGLGYWMYPHSFQATYSAKSAKSLRKNAIIMPVYQILIVLIFFVGFAAILQVPDLEGTDADLALLRVVKETFNPWFVGIVGGTGLLTALVPGSMILLNASTLVAKNVYQVVSPKATEKHVTTVAKSLVPVFALLSLYFVFQGGNFIVELSIFASSILTQLFPAFIFSLMKKPFVTKQGAFAGIIAGATFLAYFTITKTKLVILFPDWPSLITDINIGFIAMLLNAFVLVLVSVITRREAEIQVQRVTSYKD; this comes from the coding sequence ATGAATAGTGCACTGTTGATTATTACCCTCTTCTTGCTGCTTGCTCTTTTAGTTGCGATACGTGCGAAAAAAGGGAAAAAAATGAGTTTAGAGCAATGGACAGTTGGCGGACGTGGCTTTGGTACCCTTTTCGTTTTTTTATTAATGGCTGGGGAAAACTACACCACCTTCACTTTTTTGGGAGCTAGTGGTTATACCTATGGCAAGGGAGCACCTGCCTTTTATATTTTAGGGTACGGCTGTCTCGCATTCATTATGTCTTACTGGATGTTACCGGCCGTTTGGAAGTACGCCAAAAAGCACGAGCTGCTTTCCTTTTCCGATTTCTTTGCAAGCAAGTACAACAGTCCTGCCCTGGGTATTGTAGTTTCCTTCGTTGCTGTCTTGGGCTTGAACTCTTTATTGATGATTCAATTAAAAGGATTGGGGATCATCGTTTCTGAAACTTCCTATGGCTTGATTTCACCTAACATGGCTATGTGGATTGGTGTCCTTGCCATGATTGTATATGTAAGCATTTCCGGCATTCACGGTTCTGCCAGTATTGCCGCGATAAAAGACGTAATTATTTTAGGGATAGCCCTCTTTTTAGGGATCTATCTGCCAATCCACTTTTACGGAGGTTTTGAATCCATGTTCCAGGCGATTGATGCAGCAAAGCCAGGATTTCTAACTCTCCCTGCAAAAGAACAAAGTATTTCCTGGTATTTGTCTACGATCTTGGTGGTAGGTCTTGGTTATTGGATGTATCCTCACTCTTTCCAAGCAACGTATTCTGCAAAGAGTGCGAAATCATTGCGTAAAAATGCGATTATCATGCCGGTGTATCAAATTTTGATTGTATTAATCTTCTTTGTTGGTTTTGCGGCAATCCTGCAAGTTCCTGACTTGGAAGGAACAGATGCCGATCTTGCTTTGCTTCGTGTCGTGAAAGAAACGTTCAACCCTTGGTTTGTTGGAATCGTCGGTGGTACTGGCTTACTGACAGCTTTAGTACCCGGTTCCATGATCTTGCTGAACGCCTCTACGTTAGTAGCTAAAAATGTATATCAAGTCGTTTCTCCAAAAGCCACCGAGAAACATGTGACAACCGTCGCCAAAAGCTTGGTTCCTGTCTTTGCCCTGCTGTCCCTTTACTTCGTCTTCCAAGGCGGTAATTTTATCGTCGAGCTAAGTATTTTCGCTTCCTCTATTTTGACCCAGTTGTTCCCTGCATTCATTTTTAGCTTAATGAAAAAACCATTTGTAACAAAGCAGGGGGCATTCGCCGGTATTATCGCCGGTGCTACATTCCTAGCTTATTTTACCATCACCAAGACTAAGCTAGTGATTCTTTTCCCAGATTGGCCCTCGCTCATCACAGACATCAACATTGGATTCATCGCCATGTTATTGAATGCATTCGTTCTAGTTTTGGTTAGTGTGATTACACGCAGAGAAGCGGAAATTCAAGTACAACGAGTGACTAGTTATAAAGATTAG
- the uvsE gene encoding UV DNA damage repair endonuclease UvsE yields the protein MTLIRLGYVAMSNHVPNCSPSQTMTFAQFSKIKDRDAAIRKLERISNSNLHNCWRLLIHNEANRIQFFRLSSKLIPLANHPEIPEWDYIEPITDELTKIRTFLSKHPKMRIDFHPDHFVILNSSNIDILKTSLKTLKIHHTLLSHMGIDPEHRCVLHVGGGYGEHEQALEQFIHNWGLIPESIQRMVILENDDTTYTLSETLYLCEKLGIPMVFDYHHYLAHHLPGENWSEHWDRIINSWRNSKLPPKMHISSPRSDKEFRAHAEYVDPAQFMEFLRRIKGTVPQLDCMIEAKQKDEALFQLMEQMKGYKDIEFIDEASFYIH from the coding sequence TTGACATTAATACGCCTTGGTTATGTAGCGATGAGTAATCATGTCCCAAACTGTTCACCATCCCAGACGATGACTTTTGCTCAGTTTTCAAAAATTAAGGATCGAGATGCTGCCATAAGGAAGCTCGAACGTATTTCCAATTCCAATCTTCATAATTGTTGGCGGTTACTGATTCATAACGAAGCGAACCGGATTCAGTTTTTTAGACTTTCATCTAAATTGATTCCATTGGCTAATCATCCAGAAATCCCAGAATGGGATTACATCGAACCCATCACTGACGAGCTTACTAAAATAAGAACCTTCTTATCCAAGCATCCAAAGATGAGGATAGATTTTCATCCAGATCATTTTGTGATTTTGAATAGTTCCAATATTGATATTCTTAAGACATCATTAAAAACCTTAAAAATACATCATACTTTGTTGAGCCATATGGGGATCGATCCCGAGCATCGCTGTGTCTTGCATGTGGGCGGCGGTTACGGGGAACACGAACAGGCTTTAGAACAATTCATCCATAATTGGGGCTTGATTCCTGAATCCATTCAAAGAATGGTCATCCTGGAAAATGATGATACCACTTATACATTGTCGGAAACCCTTTACTTATGTGAAAAACTGGGGATTCCCATGGTTTTCGATTATCACCATTATCTTGCTCATCACTTACCTGGTGAAAACTGGAGCGAACATTGGGACCGAATCATTAATAGCTGGCGAAATTCAAAACTGCCTCCCAAGATGCATATTTCAAGTCCAAGATCGGATAAGGAATTTAGGGCACACGCTGAATATGTGGATCCGGCACAGTTCATGGAATTTTTGCGAAGGATAAAAGGAACGGTTCCACAGCTTGATTGCATGATCGAAGCCAAGCAAAAGGATGAAGCACTTTTTCAATTGATGGAACAGATGAAAGGATACAAAGATATCGAATTCATTGACGAAGCCAGCTTTTATATCCATTAA
- a CDS encoding PCYCGC motif-containing (lipo)protein, giving the protein MNVKMMTMTFGVCSTLLLSACASEEKSVVEKKETSHEGHSDHEASADVQEETASKEIAPNFLSGKPEDMKTIYLAVAQNKDLLEKIPCYCGCGESANHKNNYDCFIHENKQNGEVVWDDHGTKCGVCLEIAAQSILDWNDGMNIKKIRNKVDEKYKSGYAKPTPTPQV; this is encoded by the coding sequence ATGAATGTTAAAATGATGACCATGACCTTTGGAGTTTGTTCTACATTATTGCTTTCAGCTTGTGCGAGTGAAGAAAAAAGCGTTGTCGAAAAAAAAGAAACCAGCCATGAAGGACATTCTGATCATGAAGCATCAGCCGATGTCCAAGAAGAAACCGCAAGTAAGGAAATCGCACCAAATTTCTTATCAGGAAAACCGGAAGACATGAAAACCATCTATTTAGCGGTTGCCCAAAATAAAGATTTACTAGAAAAAATCCCATGCTACTGCGGTTGCGGGGAATCAGCGAACCATAAAAATAACTATGATTGCTTTATCCATGAGAATAAACAAAATGGGGAAGTGGTTTGGGACGACCATGGGACGAAGTGCGGCGTTTGCTTGGAAATAGCAGCACAATCAATTTTGGACTGGAATGACGGCATGAACATTAAAAAAATCAGGAATAAAGTGGACGAAAAATACAAAAGTGGATATGCAAAACCGACTCCGACCCCACAAGTGTAA